Below is a genomic region from Streptomyces roseoviridis.
AGCGGTGTCGGTCACGGATTTCGGCTCACCTGCCGACCTGAGGAGGCGTCGAAGCGCTCCTCGCCTGGTCACAGGCGCAGCCGCACCTCCCCTGTCGGCTCTGGTGGTGTCCAGTGGAGCCCCTACCATAGCCACCTCGCCCGTTAGCTCCGGATAAGAATCTTTACGCGAATTTGGGGTCGGCCCGTGCCGCTGACCCGCCTCGCTTCCTGTCCCTATGAACGCGCGGTCCCATCTGCGGGTTCCCGCGCGCAGCGGATACAGTCGACGCCTGCGTCAACTACGGCGTCCACGACGGGAACAGGAGAGGGCCATTACCGCCAACCGGCAGACGAGCTTGGCGTTCGCCGACGCCTTTGTCGCCGAGGACGAAGCGCTGCGCTGGGCCCGCGAACGGGCCCGGGAGGCGGGAGTGCCCTCGGTCTCGCCGGGCACCGGTGCGGCCCTGCGGCTCCTCGCGGCGACGGCGGACGCCAAGGCGGTGGCGGAGATCGGTACGGGCACCGGCGTGTCGGGGATCTATCTGCTCCTCGGGATGCGTCCCGACGGGGTGCTGACCACCGTGGACGTGGAGCCGGAGCGGCAGGCGCACGCCAAGGCGGCGTTCCGCGCGGCGGGTTTCGCGGGCAACCGGGCGCGGTTCATCCCGGGCCGGGCGCTCGACGTGCTGCCCCGGCTCGCGGACGGCGGTTACGACCTCGTGTTCTGCGACGGCGACCGGCTGGAGCTCCTGGACTATCTCGCTGAATCGTTGCGCCTGCTGCGGCCGGGCGGCCTCGTCTGCTTCGAAGGCGTCTTCGCCGACGGCCGCACCGTGGACTCGGCGGCCCAGCCGGCCGAGGTGCAGCGGATACGCGAGCTGCTGCGGACGGTGCGGGAGAGCCGGGAGCTGCTGCCGACGCTGCTGCCGGTGGGCGACGGCCTGCTGTGCGCGGTGCGCCGGGGCGCCTGAGCGGCGCCCGTCCGGTGCACGGCTTCCGTGATCCCGTATCGGCCCTCCGATGCACCGCTGCCCCGGTGCGGTGGGTACCGTACCGGGGCAGAAGCAGAAAAACGTGACAAGGAAGTGTCAGCCGACGACCTGCTTCAGGGCGTCACCGAGCGCCTCGGCCTCGTCCGGGGTCAGCTCGACGACGAGCCGGCCGCCGCCTTCGAGCGGAACGCGCATGACGATGCCCCGCCCCTCCTTGGTCACCTCGAGCGGGCCGTCACCCGTCCGCGGCTTCATGGCCGCCATGCTCGTTCCCCTTCCTGAAACCAGCTCATCGTCAGCATCGAACACGATTGCTTCCAGGTCATTATCCCGCATCAGAGGACCCGATGACCAACATCAGGTGGCATCGCTTCCGCAACGCGCTTTCACAAAGCCATACATTTCGCCGATCCACCTGCGATACTTCGCCGCCGCTCGTCCGCTGGGGGCCGGTGATTCTTTGACGCAGCTCACATGTGCGGCGGGGGTGATCTCCGCCATGCTGAGCTCGTCAGAAGAGCGCAGACGCGAAGGGACCACACGATGGCCGACACGGTGCTGTACGAGGTGAGCGACGGGCTCGCCACCATCACGCTCAACCGCCCGGAGGCCATGAACGCGATGAACGTGGCGGCGAAGGTCGCCCTGCGCGACGCCGCCGAGTCCGCGGCCGCCGACCCGGCCGTACGGGCGGTGCTGCTCACCGCGGCGGGCGACCGCGCGTTCTGCGTGGGCCAGGATCTGAAAGAGCACGTCGGCCTGCTGCTCCAGGACCAGGAATCCGGCACCAGCAGCACCATGAACACGGTCCGGGACCACTACAACCCGATCGTCCGGGCGCTCGCCGGGATGCCCAAGCCGGTCGTCGCGGCTGTGAACGGGGTCGCCGCCGGCGCCGGCTTCGGCTTCGCCCTCGCGGCCGACTACCGGGTGGTCGCCGACACCGCCTCCTTCAACACCTCCTTCGCCGGCGTGGCCCTCACCGCCGACTCCGGCATGTCCTGGACCCTGCCCCGGCTGATCGGCCGCAGCCGCGCCGCCGACCTGCTGCTCTTCCCCCGCTCGATCAGCGCCCAGGAGGCGTACGAGCTGGGCATCGTGAACCGGCTGGTCCCGGCGGACGCGCTCGCCGAGGAGGCCGCGAAGGTGGCCCGCAAGCTCGCCGAGGGCCCGACCGTCGCCTACGCGGCCCTGAAGGAGTCCCTGGCGTACGGCGCTGACCGCTCGCTCGCCGAGTCCCTGGAGAAGGAGGACGAACTCCAGACGAAGGCCGGCGCGTCGCAGGACCACACGATCGCCGTGCAGGCCTTCATCGCCAAGGAGAAGCCGAAGTACCTCGGCCGCTAGGAGCCCGTGGACCCGGGCGGGTCAGCGCCCGGCGCCGCGGGCGAAACAGCCGGCGACGTGGTCGTCGACCAGACCGCACGCCTGCATCAGGGCGTAGGCCGTCGTCGGGCCGATGAAGCGCAGGCCGCGCTGCTTGAGGGCCTTGGACAGGGCCGTCGACTCGTCCGTCACCGCCGGGACCTCACCGGTCGCGGCCGGCGCCGGGCGGGTCGCCGGGTCGGGGGCGTACGACCAGATCAGGGCGTCGAGCTCGCCCGGCTCCCACTCCGCGAGCACCTTGGCGTTGGCGAGGGTGGCGTCGATCTTGGCCCGGTTGCGGATGATCCGCTCGTCGGCGAGCAGCCGCTCCCGGTCGGTGTCGGTGAACCGGGCCACCTCGGCGATGCGGAAGCCCGCGAACGCCTTCCGGAAGCCCTCGCGGCGGCGCAGGATCGTGATCCACGACAGGCCGGACTGGAACGCCTCCAGGCACAGCCGCTCGAACAGCGCGTCGTCGCCGTGGACCGGGCGGCCCCACTCCTCGTCGTGGTAGGCCACGTAGTCCTCGGCCGACAGGCCCCACGGGCAGCGCGGCAGGCCGTCCGGCCCCGCGACCGCCCTGCCGTCGCTCACGCGCCGTCCTCCTCGGCCCTGGGCCCGGCGCCCGCGAGGGCCGCCTCCAGGTCCGCGATCCGGGCGTCCCGCTCGGCGAGCTCGGCGGCCAGCCGGTCGAGGACGTCGTCCACGTCCGCCATCCGGTAGCCCCGGGCGGCGACGGGGAGCCGCAGCGCCTCGATGTCGGCCTGGCCGACCGGGCGGGTCGCGGGGAGCGGGTCGATCAGTTGCTCGGGGGCCACCTCGGGCAGCACCTCGCTGTCGCCGCCGCCGACCACCGCCAGGGTGACCGCCGCGACGACCACGACCATCGTGATCAGCAGAAACCAGAACACAGCGTGCCTCTCCCGGTCCTCGGAAAACGTCCCGTGCCGATCGTGCCATGCGGCACGGACAGTTAGGGTCGCAGACGACGCAGGCGACCGGCCGCGAGGGAGGACATAAGGGATGCTGCGCTTGGGACGGCGTGAATTCGGGCCCCACGAGCCGGTGATCATGGCGATCGTGAACCGGACCCCGGACTCCTTCTACGACCAGGGGGCGACCTTCCGGGACGAGCCGGCGCTCGACCGGGTCGAGCAGGCCGTGGCCGAGGGCGCGGCGATCGTCGACATCGGCGGGGTCAAGGCGGGCCCCGGCGAGGAGGTCACCGCCGAGGAGGAGGCGCGGCGCACGGTCGGCTTCGTGGCCGAGGTCCGCCGGCGCCACCCGGACGTGGTGATCAGCGTGGACACCTGGCGGGCGGACGTGGGCGAGGCCGTGTGCGAGGCGGGCGCGGACCTCCTCAACGACGCGTGGGGCGGGGTCGACCCGCGGCTCGCGGAGGTCGCCGCGAAGTACGGCGCGGGGATCGTGTGCACCCACGCGGGCGGTGCGGAGCCGCGGACGCGGCCGCACCGGACCGCGTACGAGGACGTGATGGCCGACATCCTGCGGGTGACGGTGGGCCTCGCGGAGCGGGCGGTCGCGCTCGGCGTGCGGCGCGACGGGATCATGATCGACCCGGGGCACGACTTCGGGAAGAACACCCGGCACAGCCTGGAGGCGACCCGGCGGCTCGGCGAGATGACGGAGACCGGCTGGCCGGTGCTCGTCTCGCTGTCCAACAAGGACTTCGTGGGCGAGACGCTGGACCGGCCGGTGAAGGAGCGGGTCCTCGGGACGCTGGCGACGACGGCGGTCTCGGCGTGGCTCGGGGCGCGGGTGTACCGGGTGCACGAGGTGGCCGAGACGAAGCAGGTGCTCGACATGGTGGCGTCCATCGCGGGCCACCGTCCCCCGGCCGTGGCGCGACGCGGACTCGCGTAGGCGGTCGGGCGCACGCGGGCGGCCGGGCCCGCGTCGGGCGCTGCCGCGGGCGGGGGCGCCGAGCGGCGGCGCCCCCGCCCGCACCCCTCAGCGGCCGACCTCCTTCGTCACCAGGGTGACCGCCTCGTCCACGTCGTCCGTCACGTGGAAGAGCAGCAGGTCGTGCTCGGACGCCTTGCCGCCCGCGACGACCGAGTCGCGCAGCCAGTCGACGAGGCCCTTCCAGTACTCCGTGCCGAACAGGACGATCGGGAAGCGGGTGACCTTGCGGGTCTGGACCAGGGTCAGTGCCTCGAAGAGCTCGTCGAGGGTGCCCAGGCCGCCGGGCAGGACGACGAAGCCCTGCGCGTACTTCACGAACATCGTCTTGCGGACGAAGAAGTAGCGGAAGTTCACGCCGATGTCGACGTGCGGGTTGAGGCCCTGCTCGAAGGGGAGCTCGATACCGAGGCCGACCGAGACGCCCTTGGCCTCCCGGGCGCCCTTGTTCGCCGCCTCCATGGCGCCGGGGCCGCCGCCCGTGATCACCGCGAAGCCGGCCTCCACCAGCGCGCGGCCGAGGCGGACGCCCGCCTCGTACTCGGGCGAGTCCGGCTTGGTGCGTGCCGAGCCGAAGACGCTGATCGCGCTCGGCAGTTCGGCGAGGGCGCCGAAGCCCTCGACGAACTCGGACTGGATGCGCATGACCCGCCAGGGGTCGGTGTGCACCCACTCCGAGTCGCCCTCGGTGTCGAGCAGACGCTGGTCCGTGGTGCCGGGCTGGATCTGCTCACGGCGCCTGAGCACCGGTCCCAGTCGCTGCTCCTCCGGCTTCCTCGGCTCCTCGGGTACGCCCATGGCCCGCTCCTTTCACCGTTCCACTGATCTTCCGGTCCGGTCAGGGTAGGACCACAGAGGTGAAGAAAAGCGAAATTACGGGAATCACTCGGTCAGCCAGTCGCGGAGACGTGCCTCGCAGTGGTGGATGCGCTCGACGTGCACGTGCTCGTCGCGCTTGTGGGCGTACAGCGGGTCGCCGGGACCGTAGTTGACGGCCGGGACGCCGAGCGCGCTGAAGCGGGCGACGTCGGTCCAGCCGAACTTGGGGTGGGCGCTGCCGCCGACCGCCTTCATGAACGCCGCGGCGGCCGGGTGGGACAGACCGGGCAGCGCGCCGCCGCTCTCGTCGTCGATGACGAACTCGGCGACGCCGCAGTCCGCGAACACCTCCCGCACGTGGGCGACGGCCTGCTCCGGGGAGAGGTCGGGGGCGTAGCGGTAATTGACGGTGACGACGCACTCGTCGGGGATGACGTTGGTGGCGACGCCGCCCTCGATGCCGACCGCGTTGAGGCCCTCGTGGTACTCCAGGCCGTCGATGACGGGCCTGCGCGGCTCGTAGGCGGCGAGGCGGTCGAGGATCGGGGCGGCGGCGTGGATGGCGTTGGAGCCCATCCAGGAGCGCGCGGAGTGGGCCCGCTCGCCCTGGGTGCGCAGCTTGACCCGCAGAGTGCCCTGGCAGCCGCCCTCGACCTGGCCGTCGGAGGGTTCGAGCAGGACGGCGAAGTCGCCGGTGAGCCAGTCGGGGTGGGCCTCGGCGATCTTGCCGAGGCCGTTGAGGTGGGCGGCGACCTCCTCGTTGTCGTAGAAGACGAAGGTGAGGTCGCGGTTGGGCTCGGGCACGGTGGCCGCGATCCGCAGCTGGACGGCGACGCCCGACTTCATGTCGGAGGTGCCGCAGCCCCACAGGACGCCGTTCTCGTCGAGCCGGGAGGGCACGTTGTCGGCGATCGGGACCGTGTCGATGTGCCCGGCGAGGACGACCCGCTCGGCGCGGCCGAGGTTCGTGCGGGCCACGACGTTGTTGCCGTGGCGGTCGACGGTGAGGTGCGGCAGGGCGCGCAGGGCCCGCTCGATCGCGTCGGCGAGCGGCTTCTCGGTTCCACTGACGGAGGGGAAGTCGACCAGGGCGGCGGTCAGCGCGGCGCCGTCGAGCGAGAGGTCCAGGGAGGCGTTCAGCGGGGCACTGAGAGGAGCGGTGTCAGCCATGTGCCGACCCTAACGCGGCCTCCAGTACGGTGGGGCGCGTGTCCGAGCCCAGCCGTCCTCCCCGTCCCGCCCGCCGCGGTCGTCCCGCCCGGCTCGTGGCGGCGTTCGCCGTGCTCCTCGGCCTGGTCGCCTACGTGGCGGTGCACTACGTCACGGGCAGCAAGGGCGCTCCCCGGTGCAGCGTCGGGAGCGGGGCGAACCGCTACGAGTTCACCCCGGAGCAGGCGTCCAACGCGGCCACGATCGCGGCCGTGGGCACCGGCCGCGGGCTGCCGGAGCGCGCGGTCACGATCGCGCTCGCCACGGCGCTCCAGGAGTCGGCGCTGCGCAACATCGAGCACGGCGACCGGGACTCGCTCGGCCTGTTCCAGCAGCGGCCCTCGCAGGGCTGGGGGACGCCGGAGCAGATCCTGGACCCGGTGTACTCCTCGGCGAAGTTCTACGAGGGCCTGGAGAAGGTCCCCGGGTATTCGCGGCTGCCGTTGACGGTGGCCGCGCAGAAGGTGCAGCGCAGCGGTTTCCCGCAGGCGTACGCGAAGCACGAGCCGGACGCGGCCCTGCTCTCGGCGGCGCTGACCGGCCGGTCGGCGGCCTCGCTGACGTGCACGGCGGACGTGCGGGAGGGCCGGCCGGGCGATCCGGCGCGGGTGCGCGCGGAGCTGGTGCGGGCCTTCGGCGAGGAGACGACACCCGAGCAGGCGGCGAAGGGGGCCGGAGCGGCCGGCGCGAACGCGGGCGGCGCGGCCCCGGCGGTGGAGCTCTCGGTGCCGGTGCGGGACTCCCGGGGGGCGCGCGAGCGGCGCGGCTGGGAGCTGGCGCAATGGGCGGTGGCGCGGGCGGACGAGCTGCGCATCGCGGAGGTGGCGTACGGGGACCGGGTGTGGGTCGCCGACGACGCCTCGGGCGAGTGGGAGCGGGCGGGCGGGGACGGGCCGCGCGGCACGGACGGCTCGACGGTACGGATCCGGCTGGCGCGCTAGTCCCGCGCCCGGTCCTCGCGGCGGCACCCGGGGCCCGGTGGGCAGCCGTGCGAGCCGTCACCCGGAAGTGTCATGGGGTCGGTGTGGCGCGAAGCTCTGCGGTCACCTTTTCAGCGGGCTGTCATGTCACCGCAAGGACCTTGCGGCGCAAGGGAAGTGACGGTTCGCCAACCCTTGCCTCATGGGCGTGTTCGTCCGCTTTCCTCCCCGCCCGCCCGTACGGCGCATTACCCAGTCTTTACCTTCGGCCTCCGCAACCTCCCCCGCCCCGGGGGCGGTTGTCAGCGCGTCAACGTCCTCTCCGTCGAAGGAGCACCATGTCCCTCCCCCTGACCCGTCGGATCGCCCGTGCCGCCCTGATCGTCGCGGCCGGAGCAGCCCCCGTGGTCGGTGCGGCCGGCTCCGCGAGCGCGCTGGACCACTCCCTCGCCCCGGCCGGCGGCCTGCCCGGCCTGAGCGCCCTGGACACCACCGCGGCGGACTCGACCCTCGACACCGCGACCGGCGTCGTCGGCGAGACCGGCGGCAAGGCCGCCCCGGCGGCCCAGCAGCTCGCGAGCGACCCGGCCGGTGCGGCCGACACGCTCGGCCAGACCGCGGGCGCGGCCACCGAGTCCGCCGAGGCCCCGGCCGCGGACGCCCTGGGCGGCCTCCCCAACACCGGCGCGCTGCCCGGCGCCGGACTGATGGGCGGCCTGCCGATCGGCGGCTGACCTCCCGCCGCACACGCCGAAGGCCCGGGGAGCACCGTCCCCCGGGCCTTCGGTCCGTCGGTGGACGACCGACGGCTCCCGACAAGGGGATTCGAGATCACCCCAGGCGCTTGACCGCAGCCTCCACCCGCTCGTCCGTCGCCGTGAACGCCACCCGCACGAACCGCCCGCCGGCCTCCCCGTAGAAGTCGCCGGGCGCCACCAGGATGCCCTTCTCCGCCAGGTACGCCACCGTGTCCCAGCACGGCTCGTCCCGGGTCGCCCACAGGTAGAGGCTGGCCTCGCTGTGCTCGATCCGGAAGCCGTGCGCCTGAAGGGCCCCGCGCAGGGCGGCCCGCCGGGCCGCGTAGCGGGCCCGCTGCTCGGTCACGTGCGTGTCGTCGCCGAGGGCCGCGACCGTGGCGGCCTGCACCGGGGCGGCGGTCATCATGCCGCCGTGCTTGCGGATCCGCAGCAGCTCGCCGAGGACGGCCGCGTCGCCCGCGACGAACGCCGCCCGGTAGCCCGCCAGGTTGGACCGCTTGGACAGGGAGTGGACGGCGACGACGCCCTCGTACGAGCGGCCGCAGACGTCCGGGTGCAGCACCGAGACCGGGTCGGCCTCCCAGCCCAGCTCCAGGTAGCACTCGTCGGAGAACACCAGCACGCCGTGCTCGCGCGCCCACGCCACGATCCGCCGCAGCTCGTCCTTGCCGAGGACCCGGCCGGTCGGGTTGGACGGCGAGTTCAGCCACAGCAGCTTCAGCCCCGCCGGGTCGAGCCGGGTCGGGTCGTCGTAGACGACGGGCTCCGCGCCGCACAGCCGCGCGCCGACCTCGTAGGTCGGGTAGGCGAGCCGCGGGTAGGCCACCTTGTCGCCCGGGCCCAGGCCGAGCTGCGTCGGCAGCCAGGCCACCAGCTCCTTGGAGCCCACCACCGGCAGCACGTTCTCGTGCGCGAAGCCGGTGGCGCCCAGCCGCCGCTCGCACCAGCCGGTGAGCGCGTCCCGCAGCTCCTTCGTGCCCCACACCGTGGGATATCCCGGCGAGTCCGCCGCCGCGACCAGGGCGTCCTGGATCAGCGCGGGGACCGGGTCCACGGGCGTGCCCACGGACAGGTCGACGATGCCGTCCGGGTGGGTCGCCGCCGTCTGCTTGTACGGCTCCAGCTTGTCCCAGGGGAAGACGGGCAGGCGCGAAGAGACTGCGCTCACGGTTTGTGCTCCTCGTACGTACGGATACGCGTCGGTCCCGTACAGCGGTGAGGCCGTACGGGACCGAAGGCGAATGATCAGCCGTTCTGCGGCGGCAGGGCGGCGATGAAGGGGTGGTCGCGCTCGATCAGGCCGAGCTTGGAGGCACCACCGGGCGAGCCGAGCTCGTCGAAGAACTCGACGTTCGCCTTGTAGTAGTCCTTCCACTCCTCCGGAGTGTCGTCCTCGTAGAAGATCGCCTCGACCGGGCAGACCGGCTCACAGGCCCCACAGTCGACGCATTCGTCCGGGTGGATGTACAAGGACCGCTGGCCCTCGTAGATGCAGTCGACGGGGCACTCCTCGATGCACGCCTTGTCCTTGACGTCGACACAAGGCTGCGCGATGACGTAGGTCACGCTGTCGTTCCTCCTCGATAGGGCTGGTCTGCGCGGGAGCGCGGTGTCGTCGATGCCCGCCCCTAGTATCTCCGTTCTTGGGGACGATCCGAACAGGAGGGGCTCAGAAGCTGTGGAATTCACCGGTGGAGGACGCCTCGAGGTCCGCATTACCGCTGCTGACGTGGGAAAACGTGTCTCAGTTCGGTACGTGACGGACCCGGGTGCGGCGGGCGCGAGATTCACCGACGCGGTCGGGGTTCTCACATCATGGGACAAGGGTGTGCTGCTGATCACACGCCGGACCGGCGAGGCCGTCCGGATCGCGGAAGCGTCGCTCGCCGCCGGCAAGGTCGTCCCCGCCGCCCCGGCCCGTCGGCGCGGCCCCTCCGCCGGCTTCACCGAGCTCGCCCGCGCCGCCGCGCACGCGTGGCAGCCGCTGGAGAGCGAACCCCTCGGCGAGTGGACCCTGCGCGCCGCCGCCGGATTCACCCGGCGGGCCAACTCGGTGCTCCCGCTCGGTGATCCGGGACTTCCGGTGGACGCCGCCCTGGAACGCGTACGGGAGTGGTACGCGACCCGCGGACTGCCCGCGTACGTCCAGGCGTCGACGGGCGCCGAGGGCACCCAGGAGCTGCTCTGCGCCGACCTGGAGCGGCTCGGATGGGTCCGCGAGATCACGGCCGAACTGCGGACCGCCCCGCTCGCCCCGCTCGGGGACCTCGACGCCGACGTGACCGCCGTCCGGCTCTCGCGCTCCGCCGACGAGACCTGGCTGCGCCGCTACCAGCGCTTCGGCGAACCCGGCCCGCACGTGGTGAAGGTCCTCGGCAGCGGCCCGAGTGTGTGGTTCGCCTCCATACCGGGCACGGAAGACGTACCGGCTGCGATCGGCCGCTGTGTCGTCGACGGCCGCTGGGCCGGCTTCATGGCCGTGGAGGTCGACCCCGCCCGGCGGCGCGGCGGCCTGGCGACGGCCGTCATGACCGCGCTCGCCCGCCGGGCCCTGGACGAGGGCGCCTCGGCCGCCTGGCTCCAGGTGGAGTCGGACAACGACGGCGCCCGGGCGCTGTACGACGGAATGGGCTTCACCGTGCACCACCACTACCACCACTACCGCTGGACGGACGCGTGACCGACGCAGGCGACGTGACCGACTGGCGGCGGGAGTTCGCGGAGGAGGCCAGGTCCGAGCGGCCCGACCTCGCCCGGCTCTGCCTCCTCGTCGGCGCGGTGGCCGACCCCGCGGTGACCCAGGCGGACCTGGACGCCGCGGAGATCGAACTGGACCGGCTCGCCGGCCTGCTGCCCTACGGGGCGCGCGGCGGCGCCGACGCGTGGGTCACGGCGCTCGCCGAGCTACTCGGCCGCCGCGAGGGCTTCCTCGGCGTGCCCGCCGACTACCAGCGCCTGGAGTCCTCGCTGCTCCACGAGGTGCTGCGGCGCCGGCGCGGACTGCCGATCCTGCTGTCCGTGGTGTGGATCGAGGTCGCCCGCCGGGCCGGCGCCCCCGTCTACGGCCTCGGCCTGCCCGGCCACTTCGTCGTCGGCTTCGGCGACCCGGGGGACCTCCACCTCGCCGACCCCTTCGCCGGCGGCCGTCCGATGACCGCCGCCGACGCGGAACTCCTGGTCGCGGGTGCCACCGGCGAGGCCCTCGACCCGTCGATGCTGCGCCCCGCCACACCGGCGGCGATCGTGCTGCGCATCCTCAACAACATCCGCGCCTGGGCGTCCGCCCGCCCCGAGCGCTCCGACGTCGCCCTGTGGGCCGTGGAACTGTCGCTGCTGCTCCCCTCCCATCCGGCCCGCCTGCGCTACGAGCGCGCGGAGCTGCTCGTCCAGCGCGGGGACTTCCTGACGGGAGCGGCGGAGATGGAGGCGTACGCGACCGTGATGGACGCGGTGGAGCCGAGCGCGGCCGAGACCATCCGCCGCAAGGCGAAGGCGGCCCGCGCACTGCTGAACTAGCCGGCCCTGCCCTCCCGGGCCGGTCCGACGGCACCCGCGAAGGAGCGGTGACCAGCCGGGCCCCGGTGAGCTCCTCCCCAGGCCGGGCCGAGGGCACCCCCGAGGGAGCGGTGACCAGCGGGGCCCCGTGCGGTCCTCCCCCAGGCCGGTCCGGGCCGAGGGCACGGGCGGGCGCGGACACGCGCGGAGCCCCGCCCGGTCGTCGCGGGCGGGGCTCCTCGGTCGCTCGGAGGGCGTCGGGCCGTCAGCCCTCGCCGCTCAGGTCGATCGCCTTCGTGCGCTCGGCCTTGGTCTTCCCGCGCAGGGCGTCGCGCATCACGAAGGCGACGTCGTCGGCGGAGACCTCGTGCCGGGTGCCGTCGGCCTTGGTGATCATGATGCCGTCGAAGACGCCGTCGAGGAGTTCCTCGATGGCCTTCTTGTCGTAGACCTCCACCAGGCGGCCGTCGACGGCCTTCATGGAGAGGATCTTCGGCAGGGACCGCGCGGGGCCGAAGTCGATCTGCTTGGACCCGGCCTTGATGGTGATGATGCCGGACATGGCGGGCTCGGCGAACTCCTCCATCGCCCGGTCCAGCTCGGCCTTGGTGATGGTCGGCTGCCGGGTGACGACGGGCAGTTCGACGACCTTGGAGCGGCCGGTCTCGACCTGGGCGCGGTACGCGTCCTTGACCGCGATCATCGAGCGCTGGACGTCCAGGCCCTTGCCCGGCTTGCCCTCGACCGCGGTGACCTTGCCCGGGGAGAAGACGATGGTGCCCTCGGTGACCGAACCGGAGGTGCCGGCCAGGTCGGTGAGGGCGACGCCCAGCTTCTCCTCGTCGACCGGGAAGACCGGCTGGGCGACGCGCTCGCCGCCGAAGAGGGAGCCGATGACGGAGACGGGGTTGTAGTCGCTGCCGGCGGCGGCGCGCACGGTCTCCTGCGCGTCCAGCGCGAGGCCCGCCTTGTCGGGGGCCAGTTCGGTCTTCCTGCCGCCGACGCTGAGCTGGAGCGGGGCGTGGGCGCGCTTGCCGAGCTCCGCCTCCAGCCGGGTGACGGCCTCCTCCTTCGTACCGCCGCCGATGTCGACGCCGAGGACGGTGGTGCCCTTGGGGACGTCGGAGTGGTTGAGGAGCAGTCCGGCGCCGTAGGCGACACCGGCGAGGCCGACGACGCCGACGCAGGCGAG
It encodes:
- a CDS encoding transglutaminase-like domain-containing protein; protein product: MTDAGDVTDWRREFAEEARSERPDLARLCLLVGAVADPAVTQADLDAAEIELDRLAGLLPYGARGGADAWVTALAELLGRREGFLGVPADYQRLESSLLHEVLRRRRGLPILLSVVWIEVARRAGAPVYGLGLPGHFVVGFGDPGDLHLADPFAGGRPMTAADAELLVAGATGEALDPSMLRPATPAAIVLRILNNIRAWASARPERSDVALWAVELSLLLPSHPARLRYERAELLVQRGDFLTGAAEMEAYATVMDAVEPSAAETIRRKAKAARALLN